A single region of the Bacteroidota bacterium genome encodes:
- the ppk1 gene encoding polyphosphate kinase 1, with translation MLEQREQGKKISEEDSLARKPDGKGNIDQPDSKGQAKPRRARTSRIRRRKPVRAADQGLPGQTTLDPLLYINRELSWLEFNQRVFEEAQDKRHPLLERAKFLAITSSNLDEFFMIRVAAIKEQILADFAELSPDGKVPVQQLKAIHERSSRMFKEKSGLFWNELQPQFAENGIHLLKMNDITTTEKALLSEYYAREIFPVLTPLAFDPGHPFPYISNLSLNLAVSVSNPKGEERFARVKVPDVLPRLVEIPGGAAPPHRFVWLEDLIRENLGMLFPGMTVNESHAFHVTRNADIEIQEDEAEDLIHSIEESIKMRRFGSVVRLKVEDTMPQRIIDILAENLEITQDDVYHLKPPLGFGHLMQLLKLPRPDLKDAPHHPALLLNEEEGDDIFALIRRGDVVLHHPYDSFAPVVQFIRSAATDPNVLAIKQTLYRIGKESPLIPLLILAAESGKQVAVLVELKARFDEENNIGWAKKLERAGIHVVYGLVGLKTHSKIALVIRKEPDGLRRYVHLGTGNYNPDTARIYTDISYLTCKEDFAIDASEVFNFLTGFSHKEEFKKLIVAPVNLRSRITELIQREIGHARNGKPAQVVMKMNALTDTRMIETLYEASKAGVLIDIIVRGICCLRPGVKGVSENIRVRSIVGRFLEHSRVFYFSNNGHPELYCSSADLMGRNLDRRVELMFPIEDRVWAEFIKRETLDDALCDTAGTRVLDANGNYTRVLPTNGEPAFDVQSHLLFSRSKQLPRKAMPRESPLGERTEPALDV, from the coding sequence ATGCTCGAGCAACGCGAACAAGGCAAGAAAATCTCAGAAGAAGACTCCCTGGCCAGAAAACCCGATGGGAAGGGAAATATAGATCAACCAGATTCAAAGGGTCAGGCCAAACCGCGCAGAGCACGAACATCACGGATCCGCCGCCGCAAGCCCGTGCGCGCAGCCGATCAGGGATTGCCCGGACAAACCACGCTTGACCCGTTGTTGTACATCAACCGCGAGTTGAGTTGGCTTGAGTTCAATCAACGTGTCTTTGAAGAAGCGCAGGACAAGCGCCATCCGCTGCTTGAGCGCGCCAAGTTTCTCGCAATTACCAGCTCCAATCTCGATGAATTCTTCATGATCCGTGTCGCCGCAATCAAGGAACAGATTCTTGCAGATTTTGCGGAGCTTTCTCCCGACGGCAAGGTTCCGGTTCAGCAACTCAAAGCAATTCACGAGCGTTCGTCGCGCATGTTCAAAGAAAAATCCGGCCTTTTTTGGAACGAACTGCAGCCGCAATTTGCGGAAAACGGCATTCATCTGTTGAAGATGAATGACATCACTACCACAGAGAAAGCCCTGCTTTCGGAGTACTATGCCCGCGAAATCTTCCCTGTACTCACGCCGCTTGCGTTCGATCCGGGACATCCGTTCCCGTACATTTCCAACCTGAGCCTGAACCTCGCAGTTTCCGTCAGCAACCCGAAGGGCGAGGAACGCTTCGCACGCGTGAAGGTACCTGATGTTCTTCCGCGCCTTGTGGAAATTCCGGGCGGCGCTGCACCCCCGCACCGTTTTGTATGGCTTGAAGACCTGATACGCGAGAACCTCGGCATGCTTTTTCCGGGTATGACCGTAAATGAATCGCACGCGTTTCACGTCACACGCAACGCCGACATTGAAATCCAGGAAGATGAGGCTGAGGATTTGATTCACTCGATCGAGGAATCGATCAAGATGCGACGATTCGGATCGGTTGTGCGACTGAAAGTGGAAGATACGATGCCCCAGCGGATAATCGACATTCTTGCCGAGAATCTGGAAATCACGCAAGATGATGTGTACCACCTCAAGCCGCCTCTCGGTTTCGGCCATCTTATGCAACTGCTGAAGCTTCCCCGTCCCGATCTCAAAGATGCGCCTCACCATCCGGCCCTGTTGTTGAATGAAGAAGAGGGAGACGACATCTTCGCCCTCATCAGGCGGGGCGATGTTGTGCTTCATCATCCGTACGATTCGTTCGCCCCCGTCGTACAGTTCATCCGTTCTGCCGCAACCGACCCGAATGTTCTTGCCATCAAACAGACGTTGTACAGAATCGGGAAGGAATCGCCGCTTATTCCGCTGTTGATTCTTGCTGCCGAAAGCGGAAAGCAGGTAGCTGTGCTCGTGGAACTGAAGGCCCGCTTCGACGAAGAAAACAACATCGGCTGGGCGAAAAAACTCGAACGGGCGGGTATTCATGTCGTGTACGGCTTGGTCGGATTGAAGACACACTCGAAAATCGCGCTGGTGATCCGGAAAGAACCGGACGGGCTTCGCCGGTACGTTCATCTCGGCACGGGCAACTACAATCCCGACACGGCACGCATCTACACCGATATCAGTTATCTGACTTGCAAAGAGGACTTTGCCATTGATGCCTCCGAAGTGTTCAATTTTCTTACCGGGTTCTCCCATAAGGAGGAATTCAAAAAGCTGATCGTTGCTCCCGTGAACTTGCGAAGTCGAATAACAGAACTGATTCAGCGGGAGATAGGGCATGCGCGAAACGGCAAGCCCGCACAAGTAGTGATGAAAATGAATGCTCTGACCGACACGAGAATGATCGAAACGCTGTACGAGGCCTCGAAGGCAGGAGTACTGATTGATATTATTGTGCGGGGAATTTGCTGTCTGCGTCCCGGCGTGAAAGGTGTCAGCGAAAATATCCGTGTACGCAGCATAGTGGGAAGATTCCTTGAACATAGCCGCGTCTTCTATTTCTCCAACAATGGACATCCCGAACTCTACTGCAGCAGCGCCGACCTCATGGGACGCAACCTCGACCGGCGCGTCGAACTCATGTTCCCGATCGAGGATCGGGTCTGGGCCGAATTCATCAAACGCGAAACGCTTGATGACGCTTTGTGCGATACGGCGGGAACCCGTGTATTGGATGCGAACGGCAACTATACGCGTGTGTTGCCAACGAACGGCGAACCGGCGTTTGACGTACAATCACATCTCCTCTTTTCCCGGTCCAAACAATTGCCGCGGAAGGCAATGCCCCGGGAATCGCCGCTGGGCGAGCGAACCGAGCCGGCACTCGACGTCTAA
- a CDS encoding cytochrome C yields MATKRIVPLLVLLVLRGIAYAQFSPGQLSRVHLDLEGMQNCLTCHETGKEISGQKCLACHEEIKSVIDAKRGYHFRVAAQRCVACHKEHLGRDAQTILFDKNTFDHAQTGFNRTGKHATIRCEDCHSTKNIKDPGILALVKQTGRETYLGLSQACAGCHADRHNATVGKECQTCHTTTSWRPAAFFNHAKTEFPLRGKHTTVACIGCHADFERAERETALLFSTKSFPDCAPCHRSPHSIDFVGKQACNSCHTDEGWGSARASNKFNHDLTPFRLVGKHASVQCDKCHKSATFPVPGQRLKLAHNACRDCHTDYHKGEFSARFESKCESCHTPFGFRPATYTIAAHNTARFPLTGAHVATPCEKCHAVGNDGRKTFRVPNIQCDGCHNDVHKGQFAVEMAGQNCAACHSTEDWFPNKFDHSKTRFALVGKHTQTKCASCHKPVRIGNAEIAQFKNTPSKCESCHKEVHMGQFAKNGETTCASCHEASGWKSLVFDHNTHSSFALTGGHSRVDCRQCHQEEQSSIGRFVRYKPLSTKCESCHTQGSMRQ; encoded by the coding sequence ATGGCGACTAAACGCATAGTCCCTTTGCTTGTTCTCCTTGTGTTGAGAGGAATCGCTTATGCTCAGTTTTCGCCGGGGCAGCTCTCGCGTGTGCATCTTGATCTTGAAGGAATGCAGAACTGCCTTACGTGCCATGAAACCGGAAAGGAAATCAGCGGGCAGAAATGTCTTGCGTGCCACGAGGAAATCAAGTCTGTCATCGACGCGAAGCGCGGGTATCACTTCCGGGTTGCCGCACAGAGATGCGTTGCGTGCCACAAGGAACATCTCGGCCGCGATGCGCAGACAATTTTGTTCGACAAGAATACGTTCGATCATGCGCAAACAGGCTTCAACCGGACGGGGAAACATGCAACAATCCGGTGCGAGGATTGCCATTCCACAAAAAACATCAAAGACCCGGGCATACTTGCACTTGTGAAGCAAACCGGACGGGAGACTTATCTCGGGCTTTCTCAAGCCTGCGCCGGTTGCCATGCTGACAGGCATAATGCCACTGTAGGCAAGGAATGTCAAACCTGCCATACGACAACGTCTTGGAGGCCGGCAGCATTTTTCAATCATGCGAAGACGGAATTCCCGTTACGGGGCAAACATACCACGGTAGCGTGTATCGGATGCCACGCTGACTTTGAACGGGCAGAGAGAGAAACCGCTCTTCTTTTCTCGACGAAGTCTTTTCCTGATTGTGCCCCCTGCCATCGATCGCCCCACAGTATCGATTTTGTCGGAAAACAGGCTTGCAACTCCTGTCATACAGATGAGGGATGGGGGAGTGCGCGGGCAAGCAACAAGTTCAACCATGACTTGACGCCTTTCCGACTTGTAGGAAAACATGCGTCCGTCCAATGCGATAAATGCCACAAATCGGCAACATTTCCGGTTCCCGGTCAGCGGCTGAAGTTGGCACACAATGCGTGTCGTGATTGTCATACCGACTATCACAAGGGGGAATTTTCGGCGAGGTTCGAGAGCAAATGCGAATCGTGCCATACTCCATTCGGATTCCGGCCGGCAACATACACTATTGCTGCTCACAACACTGCACGCTTTCCACTGACAGGCGCCCACGTGGCGACACCTTGCGAGAAATGTCACGCGGTCGGTAATGACGGGAGAAAGACTTTTCGGGTTCCGAATATTCAATGCGACGGATGCCACAACGATGTACACAAGGGGCAGTTTGCCGTTGAAATGGCAGGGCAGAATTGCGCCGCGTGTCATTCAACGGAAGACTGGTTTCCCAATAAATTCGATCACTCGAAAACACGCTTCGCCCTGGTCGGCAAGCATACTCAGACGAAATGCGCAAGCTGTCACAAACCAGTCAGGATCGGAAACGCAGAAATTGCTCAATTCAAGAATACGCCTTCAAAATGCGAATCGTGCCACAAGGAAGTCCACATGGGACAGTTTGCAAAGAACGGTGAAACAACCTGCGCAAGCTGCCATGAAGCATCAGGATGGAAGTCGTTGGTATTCGACCACAATACACACAGTTCGTTTGCTTTGACGGGCGGACACTCACGCGTCGATTGCCGTCAGTGTCATCAGGAAGAACAGAGTAGCATCGGCAGATTTGTTCGCTACAAGCCGCTGTCCACGAAATGCGAATCATGTCATACGCAAGGGAGTATGAGGCAATGA
- a CDS encoding glycoside hydrolase family 9 protein: MKNLAGTILLVLMCFVAERGFALDRIAVSQVGFAPTSIKQFSSPAQFTSFEIRRISDNALVFAGGAPLRQVTSALIGGLPVWIGDFTAFTDPGRYKVVAGGLESYPFNIDINVFDQPVRAAQRMFYYQRAFTEITMPYAEGPWVHPSDADKAPAGIVKGWHDAGDYAIYMPTMAQSIFWLLEAWSDFGPLDDNTNIPESGNGVPDLLDEVRWGLEWVRSMQDPNGGFWGSACPGCNNNYYCGTSFPHTIPQYCKSIPPTVQNTAKAIAVLAYGSRVYTPYDAAFANSCLSAAQAGWTWMINNPTATNDAGPCTYEQGADTFLLQTNRMWAAAAMLYATGNPMYETAFQSEYQETGWISSYSKTDGFANSLYLRTTSGANPATQNAIRQQIFVMADTIRSDANNHPFQYATHYYWGCNGNAMHRSGEFSWRAYFLDTTRVADRDQALSNLDYIFGRNYYNQCYVSGISGVSKPRVNGFHHWMKALNANPWHYPGALAGGPNEFPDVNDISYPGAQPYPVWGYWGDPANPRSASTPVEGRFTENDSWSTNEIDINWNSVLVYNLYAAKKIARGGNVNGIVRNSAALPEGFALYQNYPNPFNPLTTIEFNLPHREYVTVAVYNMLGQDVALLLNETQDAGKYTLRFDASGLTSGVYFYRLQAGGYSQTRSMVLVK; encoded by the coding sequence ATGAAGAATCTCGCAGGAACAATCCTACTCGTGCTCATGTGTTTCGTTGCAGAGCGCGGCTTTGCGCTGGACAGGATTGCTGTTTCGCAAGTCGGATTTGCGCCGACGTCGATCAAACAGTTCTCATCTCCGGCACAGTTCACTTCTTTCGAGATCCGAAGGATTTCGGACAATGCTCTTGTGTTTGCCGGTGGAGCGCCTCTCCGCCAGGTGACGTCTGCATTGATTGGAGGTCTCCCTGTTTGGATCGGAGATTTTACCGCATTCACAGATCCGGGGCGCTACAAAGTTGTTGCGGGCGGCCTGGAAAGTTATCCGTTCAACATCGACATAAATGTTTTTGATCAGCCTGTGCGCGCTGCACAACGCATGTTCTACTACCAGAGGGCGTTTACGGAAATCACGATGCCGTATGCCGAAGGTCCGTGGGTACATCCTTCCGATGCAGACAAAGCTCCGGCCGGCATCGTCAAAGGCTGGCACGATGCAGGCGACTATGCTATATATATGCCGACGATGGCACAATCAATTTTCTGGCTGCTTGAAGCGTGGTCGGATTTCGGGCCGCTTGATGACAATACGAACATTCCCGAAAGCGGCAACGGTGTTCCCGATCTTCTTGATGAAGTACGGTGGGGGCTCGAGTGGGTCCGTTCCATGCAAGACCCCAACGGCGGATTCTGGGGGTCTGCATGTCCGGGATGCAACAACAACTACTACTGTGGAACCTCCTTTCCGCATACGATTCCGCAATATTGCAAGTCCATTCCACCTACGGTACAGAATACTGCAAAAGCCATCGCCGTGCTTGCGTACGGGTCACGTGTCTACACACCGTACGATGCCGCTTTTGCAAATTCCTGCCTCTCTGCAGCGCAAGCCGGGTGGACGTGGATGATCAACAATCCGACTGCAACCAACGATGCGGGTCCGTGTACGTATGAGCAAGGGGCCGACACATTCCTGCTGCAAACAAACAGAATGTGGGCGGCGGCCGCGATGCTGTACGCAACCGGCAATCCGATGTATGAGACTGCTTTTCAGTCCGAGTATCAGGAGACCGGCTGGATCAGCTCATACAGCAAGACAGACGGGTTCGCCAACAGTCTGTATTTGCGAACAACTTCGGGGGCGAATCCTGCAACACAGAATGCCATCAGGCAGCAGATTTTTGTCATGGCTGACACGATACGAAGTGATGCAAACAACCATCCCTTCCAATATGCAACCCATTATTATTGGGGATGTAACGGAAATGCAATGCACCGCAGCGGCGAATTTTCGTGGCGGGCGTACTTCCTTGATACAACACGTGTCGCCGATCGTGATCAGGCGCTTTCGAATCTGGATTACATCTTCGGACGAAACTACTACAACCAGTGTTATGTAAGCGGAATCAGCGGCGTCTCGAAACCCAGAGTGAACGGATTTCACCACTGGATGAAAGCACTGAATGCAAACCCGTGGCACTACCCGGGGGCGCTTGCCGGAGGGCCGAACGAGTTTCCCGATGTGAACGATATCTCGTATCCCGGAGCGCAGCCGTATCCCGTATGGGGATATTGGGGCGACCCGGCAAACCCGAGAAGCGCATCAACTCCCGTTGAAGGGCGTTTCACAGAAAATGACAGCTGGTCCACAAATGAAATCGATATCAATTGGAATTCGGTTCTCGTGTACAATCTCTACGCGGCGAAGAAGATCGCCCGGGGAGGAAACGTGAACGGCATTGTCCGGAACTCGGCGGCGTTGCCGGAAGGTTTTGCGCTCTACCAGAACTATCCGAATCCGTTCAATCCGCTGACAACCATAGAATTCAATTTGCCTCATCGCGAATATGTTACCGTCGCGGTGTACAACATGCTCGGACAGGACGTTGCACTGTTACTGAATGAAACACAGGATGCGGGGAAGTATACGCTCCGGTTCGATGCATCCGGATTGACATCCGGTGTATATTTCTATCGCCTGCAGGCGGGAGGCTATTCTCAGACAAGAAGCATGGTTCTTGTGAAATAA
- a CDS encoding DUF3570 domain-containing protein: MRRYIKPISVCTLLSFLPWLTGYAEGEREGLGFTTYYFSDSGDNSVVTTSFKLAKKLLENTLFLIDIELDQVTVPAVTAVTGATRPQRRKNEPFEKNRGQIIVGVQQALGDNASFAGNFYRSQEIDYVSNAFVGIFSHELNDKNTTVTLRGQYNADLVGKILDDGDVVNQRKKTYNGSFNLSQILSPNTVMDLSYDFVLHKGFQSDPYRQVRVLDATGASITVDELHPNSRTRHAAAMKLSQFIAPIKASVIGSYRYYFDSWKVKSHTGEVKFNKYILNDLVFGVDFRYYTQSAAYFYSEKYGGNQYQAGGLRTADYKLKEFSSNNFGFTLTYLLRGLAKSNPDMQFLQDSAIELQYFRYFNSLDFSADIIQASITFSI; the protein is encoded by the coding sequence ATGAGACGATACATCAAGCCGATTTCCGTATGCACGCTGTTGTCATTTCTCCCGTGGCTGACGGGGTATGCCGAGGGTGAACGTGAAGGTCTCGGCTTCACAACGTACTATTTCTCGGACAGTGGCGACAACAGTGTCGTGACGACATCATTCAAACTTGCCAAGAAACTCCTGGAGAACACGTTGTTTTTGATTGATATAGAGTTGGACCAGGTCACGGTTCCTGCTGTAACGGCTGTTACCGGTGCTACAAGGCCGCAAAGGCGGAAAAATGAACCGTTCGAGAAGAACCGCGGCCAGATAATCGTTGGTGTACAGCAAGCTCTCGGTGACAACGCATCGTTTGCGGGGAACTTCTACCGAAGCCAGGAAATCGACTACGTCTCGAATGCGTTTGTCGGCATCTTCAGCCACGAATTGAATGACAAGAACACAACGGTAACGCTGCGGGGTCAGTACAATGCCGATCTGGTCGGAAAAATTCTGGATGATGGCGATGTTGTCAATCAACGGAAGAAAACCTATAACGGCTCATTCAATCTTTCCCAAATCCTCTCGCCAAACACCGTTATGGATCTGAGTTACGACTTTGTCCTGCACAAAGGATTTCAGAGCGATCCGTACAGGCAGGTACGTGTGCTTGACGCAACCGGCGCTTCGATTACGGTTGATGAACTCCACCCGAACTCACGAACGCGGCATGCCGCAGCCATGAAGCTGAGCCAGTTCATTGCGCCGATCAAGGCATCCGTCATCGGAAGCTACCGGTACTATTTTGATTCGTGGAAAGTCAAATCGCATACGGGGGAAGTCAAGTTTAACAAGTACATTCTCAATGACCTCGTCTTCGGTGTCGATTTCCGCTACTACACGCAATCGGCGGCGTATTTTTACAGCGAGAAATATGGCGGGAACCAGTATCAGGCGGGAGGACTCCGCACAGCAGATTACAAGTTAAAGGAGTTCTCATCCAATAATTTCGGGTTTACGTTGACGTATCTGCTGCGAGGACTTGCAAAGTCGAATCCCGACATGCAATTCCTCCAGGATTCGGCCATTGAACTTCAGTATTTTCGGTACTTTAACAGCTTGGATTTTTCCGCGGACATTATTCAAGCAAGCATCACGTTTTCGATTTAA
- a CDS encoding T9SS type A sorting domain-containing protein: MKTYALFLLLLIVCFTPQVPAQPSVTWVNAYYTDWDYQRMPPSAIDFRGLTNIIFINLDPIGSSPYFQFHWPGQQVFEATAADLIARAHANGVKVLLGLGGVWCPGDCGGNAFLNHANDPVWVHNYVTAVLNYARSKGYDGVSLDWEGSVFREGWIRLTDSLRAGLNRWNPRGKFSAAIAGMIQMGWNNPYDIDALNRNIDYIESMTFDLNGFWSGASGFNSPLYDPTPNWPGYRGDNVHQSSLNWIARGVDPAKFATGIPFYGFKWWGITAPGQTGWSNSYFTRYHFVLREDLGKGVLRRDTQSKTPWISKVSGQLGSNETAYIDYHDSQAVTEKVNYALQQGHGGIMIFDLNSGYLDPQNYPSVADRNPLQTAMRVTLGSTSLQPPDVLPQRFVLEQNFPNPFNPTTTIRYTLAEDAVVTLKVYNMVGQEVATLLSEPKQAGTHEVAFEARNNLGDVLTSGVYFYQMKAGGYSETKKMVLLQ, from the coding sequence ATGAAGACATATGCACTTTTTTTATTATTACTCATTGTTTGTTTCACACCTCAAGTTCCCGCGCAGCCGTCTGTCACGTGGGTGAATGCGTACTACACCGATTGGGACTATCAAAGAATGCCGCCGAGCGCTATCGACTTCCGAGGGCTGACGAATATCATTTTCATCAACCTCGATCCGATTGGCAGTTCTCCCTACTTTCAATTTCACTGGCCCGGTCAGCAAGTCTTTGAGGCAACTGCGGCCGATTTGATTGCCCGGGCTCATGCAAACGGCGTGAAGGTTCTTCTCGGCCTCGGCGGCGTGTGGTGTCCCGGCGACTGCGGCGGGAATGCATTTCTCAACCACGCAAATGACCCTGTGTGGGTTCACAACTACGTGACCGCTGTTCTCAACTATGCCAGATCCAAAGGGTATGACGGAGTTTCGCTTGATTGGGAAGGAAGCGTATTTCGTGAGGGGTGGATTCGGCTTACCGACAGTCTCAGGGCCGGACTCAACAGGTGGAATCCAAGAGGCAAGTTCAGCGCGGCAATAGCCGGTATGATTCAGATGGGTTGGAACAATCCATACGATATTGATGCGCTCAACAGGAACATCGACTACATTGAGTCCATGACGTTCGACCTGAACGGATTCTGGAGCGGCGCGAGCGGATTCAACTCGCCGCTATACGACCCGACTCCCAACTGGCCCGGATACAGAGGCGACAACGTACACCAGTCGTCCCTTAACTGGATAGCTCGCGGCGTTGATCCGGCGAAGTTTGCCACAGGTATCCCATTCTACGGGTTCAAATGGTGGGGGATTACGGCTCCGGGACAGACCGGTTGGTCCAACAGCTATTTTACACGGTATCATTTTGTTCTTCGAGAAGATCTGGGGAAAGGTGTGTTGCGTCGCGATACGCAGTCCAAGACTCCGTGGATCAGCAAAGTGAGTGGACAGCTTGGCTCGAACGAAACGGCATATATCGATTACCACGATTCCCAGGCCGTAACTGAAAAAGTGAATTACGCCCTGCAGCAAGGGCATGGCGGCATCATGATTTTCGACCTGAACTCAGGATATCTGGATCCACAAAACTATCCGAGTGTTGCCGACAGAAATCCACTGCAAACTGCAATGAGGGTTACACTGGGGTCCACATCACTTCAACCACCCGACGTCCTGCCCCAACGGTTTGTGCTGGAGCAGAACTTCCCGAATCCCTTCAACCCGACAACAACAATACGATACACGTTGGCTGAGGATGCGGTTGTTACATTGAAAGTGTACAACATGGTCGGGCAGGAAGTTGCAACGTTGTTGAGTGAGCCGAAGCAGGCCGGAACGCACGAAGTAGCATTCGAAGCGAGGAACAATCTCGGCGATGTGCTTACGTCGGGCGTGTATTTCTACCAAATGAAGGCAGGCGGCTACTCCGAAACAAAGAAGATGGTCTTGCTGCAGTAG
- a CDS encoding T9SS type A sorting domain-containing protein translates to MGTIKVCAVMVMSAGMWVAASAGGSRSPEQLGAHWARVSDEAQIQLIVDRLRSGGGEGTERKLVPANLATATHTTGHSLAGERGGTAGAVRTSTNVAAERQRGDRSSYSVRMQANAATVDFQSGEKLELLKVDGLWKVTGGSVPNGLSAEGEPRTITTITGGSGLSVGETFAAAAISREYSIGRLTSGVTRARIGRQLFGAPENTASYYSVRYRKSAPFVEATYIQFVLDPEWNRIVYGSMGNWIRTYTVQSPSGIAVDADGNVFVGEPANKRVLVLKLAGSGNDAVLQHRHQINTITTPTDIAINDNGTPFNTADDFVYIADASQNKIYKYTGGANRNSLVAVFEGFDTPTGIALGRWNGANENILYVIDKIAKRIRVYDDEGTSLFLLGEYKGEYSQYFSSIKIDHFGHVYVVDKVNSGILKFTSSLDLLDAEGGDDTYKALAHIDIPFAKIVVEGEGNYWTGFNQLFAIERWDNGSGAQRRTLGVKMKNIEFSADADVSAVRNDFTLTDVSNVHVRIYDENKRLVRTLTSSWMVAGSKDLQWDRRDDEGMQVPPGTYRYEVGATSAYGGEPAISNTRFYLPLYYHEDCGSTNRINDAHLVQGSAVAWGSAPSQTASEHASSVQYRFTGLNPAGEYEVAAEYAAGDGVQRLQELTADGVRIGGHFRVSANPAATGFMKLPQESYADGEVTIAVNRLAEGSAMVTQLWLKETGVGFNPQPVATVPSKYLLDRTSPNPFNPTTTIRYAIPEDAVVTLKVYNINGQEVATLVSEPKAAGKYEITFDAKNTFGSSLSSGIYFYRVTAGRFTETRKMVLLR, encoded by the coding sequence ATGGGTACGATAAAAGTGTGTGCGGTGATGGTGATGAGTGCTGGCATGTGGGTGGCGGCAAGTGCAGGAGGGTCACGCTCGCCTGAGCAGTTGGGTGCACACTGGGCACGGGTTTCCGATGAGGCGCAGATCCAGCTTATTGTTGATAGGCTGAGATCGGGTGGTGGTGAAGGGACGGAACGGAAACTCGTGCCCGCAAATCTTGCAACAGCAACACACACAACAGGGCACTCGCTCGCAGGGGAGCGCGGTGGGACGGCAGGAGCAGTGCGTACATCTACCAATGTGGCTGCGGAGCGGCAACGGGGCGACCGCTCGTCGTACAGCGTAAGGATGCAGGCGAACGCAGCCACGGTGGATTTTCAGTCTGGCGAGAAGCTTGAACTACTGAAGGTCGATGGCCTCTGGAAAGTGACCGGAGGTTCAGTTCCCAATGGCCTTTCCGCGGAAGGTGAACCCCGCACGATAACCACCATAACGGGAGGATCGGGGCTTTCCGTTGGAGAAACGTTCGCCGCCGCCGCAATCAGCCGGGAATACAGCATCGGACGCTTGACAAGTGGCGTTACGCGGGCCCGAATCGGACGGCAACTGTTCGGAGCGCCGGAGAATACTGCGTCGTACTACAGTGTTCGCTACAGGAAATCAGCTCCGTTTGTCGAGGCGACCTACATTCAGTTTGTTCTTGATCCGGAATGGAATCGCATTGTGTACGGCAGCATGGGAAACTGGATCAGAACGTACACTGTTCAAAGTCCCTCGGGAATTGCGGTGGATGCCGACGGAAATGTATTTGTGGGAGAACCCGCAAACAAACGCGTGCTGGTTCTGAAACTCGCCGGCAGCGGAAACGATGCGGTGTTACAGCATCGCCATCAAATCAACACCATCACAACACCGACCGATATTGCAATTAATGACAACGGCACGCCGTTTAACACCGCCGACGATTTCGTGTACATTGCCGATGCATCGCAAAACAAGATTTACAAATATACCGGCGGGGCAAATCGTAATTCCCTTGTTGCCGTGTTCGAAGGGTTCGACACGCCGACCGGAATTGCCCTCGGCAGATGGAACGGGGCGAACGAAAACATTCTCTATGTAATCGACAAGATTGCAAAACGCATTCGAGTGTACGACGACGAGGGGACATCCCTCTTCCTGTTGGGGGAATACAAAGGGGAATACAGCCAGTACTTTTCATCAATAAAGATTGACCATTTCGGGCATGTGTATGTGGTTGACAAGGTGAACTCCGGAATCCTGAAGTTCACATCATCGCTCGACCTCCTCGATGCGGAAGGCGGTGATGATACCTACAAAGCGCTGGCGCATATCGATATCCCGTTTGCAAAGATCGTTGTTGAAGGTGAAGGAAACTACTGGACCGGGTTCAACCAATTGTTTGCGATTGAACGTTGGGACAATGGCAGTGGTGCACAACGTCGGACACTGGGTGTGAAGATGAAAAACATCGAATTCAGCGCCGATGCCGACGTCAGTGCAGTCCGCAATGATTTTACGTTGACGGATGTCAGCAATGTGCATGTCAGAATCTATGATGAGAACAAGCGGCTCGTTCGCACTCTGACTTCATCGTGGATGGTTGCCGGAAGCAAGGACCTGCAGTGGGACAGGAGAGATGATGAGGGAATGCAGGTTCCTCCCGGCACGTACCGTTATGAAGTCGGGGCAACATCGGCGTATGGCGGCGAGCCGGCAATTTCGAATACCCGCTTCTATTTGCCGCTGTACTACCATGAAGATTGCGGCAGTACAAACCGGATCAATGATGCACATCTCGTTCAGGGAAGCGCTGTGGCATGGGGCTCTGCTCCGTCGCAAACAGCGAGTGAGCATGCTTCGTCGGTGCAATACAGGTTCACCGGTTTGAATCCGGCGGGTGAATATGAAGTCGCTGCAGAGTATGCGGCTGGTGACGGGGTGCAGCGACTTCAGGAATTAACGGCCGATGGTGTCCGGATCGGCGGGCATTTTCGCGTCTCGGCAAATCCTGCAGCAACAGGCTTTATGAAGCTCCCGCAGGAAAGTTACGCCGACGGTGAAGTAACGATTGCCGTGAACAGACTTGCAGAAGGTTCGGCAATGGTAACCCAGTTGTGGTTGAAGGAAACCGGAGTCGGGTTTAACCCGCAGCCTGTAGCCACAGTACCATCGAAATACCTGCTCGACAGAACTTCTCCCAATCCCTTCAATCCGACCACAACCATCCGGTATGCAATCCCGGAAGATGCTGTCGTGACGTTGAAGGTGTACAATATTAACGGACAGGAGGTGGCAACGCTGGTGAGCGAGCCGAAAGCCGCCGGCAAATACGAAATAACGTTTGACGCGAAAAACACATTCGGCAGCTCACTCTCGTCGGGGATTTATTTCTACAGAGTCACGGCAGGAAGGTTCACAGAAACGCGCAAAATGGTGTTGTTGCGATAG